In Stutzerimonas stutzeri, a genomic segment contains:
- a CDS encoding coniferyl aldehyde dehydrogenase, with protein MNVAAHLNPAVDSEAEALRIFGLQRAAHRQNPVPTLVDRRANLKRLERLLLDNQDAICEAISQDFGNRSHQETKLLELFLSVDGIRDGRKRLAKWMKPQNRSGSIWFFGARNSVIPQPKGVVGVVAPWNYPLFLVMGPVTSALAAGNRCMVKMAANSRNLCALLQRLVAQSFDERTLAVIPDVSGSVFSSMPFDHLIFTGSADTGRRVMRAAADNLTPVTLELGGKSPVIVAEDYDLKTAAARILQMKTVNAGQTCVAPDYLFIHESQLDAFVQHCRAIVPARYPSLLVNDYTSMIDQPSYERLMGYLDNAADKGAQIINLLPGSINDDTARKIAPVLVLNATDGMRLMQEEIFGPILPIRTYRTLDEVLGYINDRDHPLALYLFTNQHHVQDRVVSLTQSGGVGINDCGLHVAQHDLPFGGVGASGMGHYHGYEGFVEFSKLRPIFKQFSVPAFPLLYPPYGPLFERLIRMMLRR; from the coding sequence ATGAACGTAGCAGCTCATTTAAATCCTGCCGTAGATAGCGAAGCCGAGGCGTTGCGCATCTTTGGGCTGCAACGCGCGGCTCATCGTCAGAACCCTGTCCCTACCCTGGTAGACCGCCGCGCAAACCTCAAGCGTCTGGAGCGGCTGCTGCTAGACAACCAGGACGCCATCTGCGAGGCGATTAGCCAAGACTTCGGCAACCGCTCTCATCAGGAAACCAAGTTGCTGGAACTGTTCCTCTCGGTCGACGGCATTCGAGACGGCCGCAAGCGCCTGGCGAAGTGGATGAAGCCGCAAAACAGGTCGGGTTCTATCTGGTTTTTCGGCGCCCGCAACTCGGTAATACCACAGCCAAAGGGCGTCGTAGGGGTAGTTGCACCATGGAACTATCCGCTATTTCTAGTAATGGGGCCGGTCACCAGCGCATTGGCAGCAGGTAATCGCTGCATGGTGAAAATGGCGGCGAACTCCCGCAATCTCTGCGCGCTGTTACAACGCCTTGTCGCGCAAAGCTTTGACGAGCGAACGCTGGCTGTTATCCCTGACGTCAGTGGCTCGGTCTTTTCCAGCATGCCATTCGATCACCTGATCTTTACCGGGTCGGCCGACACCGGTCGCCGGGTAATGAGGGCCGCGGCGGACAACCTGACTCCAGTGACACTGGAACTGGGCGGCAAATCTCCAGTGATTGTCGCCGAGGACTACGACCTCAAAACGGCAGCCGCGCGGATTCTGCAGATGAAAACCGTGAACGCCGGGCAGACATGTGTCGCACCGGATTACCTGTTCATCCATGAATCCCAGCTGGATGCCTTCGTGCAGCATTGCCGGGCAATCGTGCCGGCGCGTTACCCTTCCCTGCTCGTCAATGACTACACCTCGATGATCGACCAGCCTTCCTACGAACGGCTGATGGGTTATCTCGATAATGCCGCAGACAAGGGCGCTCAGATCATCAACCTCTTGCCCGGCAGCATCAACGATGACACGGCCCGCAAGATTGCCCCTGTGCTGGTGCTGAATGCCACCGATGGAATGCGCCTGATGCAAGAGGAGATCTTCGGCCCGATTCTCCCAATCAGGACCTATCGCACGCTGGACGAGGTACTGGGCTACATCAATGACCGGGACCACCCTCTGGCCCTTTACCTGTTCACAAACCAACACCACGTCCAGGACCGGGTCGTTTCCCTCACGCAATCCGGTGGAGTGGGCATCAACGATTGTGGGCTGCATGTCGCCCAGCATGACTTACCGTTCGGCGGCGTCGGTGCAAGTGGCATGGGGCACTATCACGGTTATGAAGGCTTCGTTGAATTCTCCAAACTACGCCCGATCTTCAAGCAGTTTTCTGTCCCAGCGTTCCCGCTTCTTTATCCGCCCTATGGGCCACTCTTTGAGAGGCTGATCAGAATGATGCTCCGGCGCTGA
- a CDS encoding siderophore-interacting protein produces MSSLETRHHIQRVRYELRRREVEVIRVEPLGRSFARITFRGEELADFESAGFDDHIKFIFEDGDGESVRRDYTPRAFDRDKRELMLEFALHGSGKACAWARAAKPGQKAVIGGPRGSRIVPMDYDWHLLVGDDSAMPAIARRLEELPADAHVLVIAVAKANDRPPLSSAAQVQVQWVEHADALAPAVSALVLPAGDGFAWGAGEASAMKAVRQVLVHEKQHPTSAMRVAAYWRQGSSDFHEELTE; encoded by the coding sequence ATGTCTTCCTTGGAAACTCGCCATCATATACAGCGCGTGCGCTACGAGCTGCGCCGCCGAGAAGTGGAAGTAATCCGGGTCGAACCCCTGGGTCGTTCTTTCGCACGCATCACCTTTCGCGGCGAGGAGCTAGCCGACTTCGAGTCGGCCGGTTTCGACGACCACATCAAATTCATCTTCGAGGATGGCGACGGCGAGTCAGTGCGCCGGGACTATACCCCGCGGGCATTCGACCGTGACAAGCGTGAGCTGATGCTTGAGTTCGCCCTGCATGGCAGCGGCAAGGCCTGCGCCTGGGCTCGGGCGGCAAAGCCAGGTCAAAAGGCAGTAATTGGCGGACCGCGCGGTTCGCGTATCGTGCCAATGGATTACGACTGGCACCTGCTGGTCGGCGATGACAGCGCCATGCCGGCCATCGCGCGGCGCCTCGAAGAACTCCCGGCTGACGCCCATGTGCTAGTGATCGCCGTGGCCAAGGCCAATGACCGGCCTCCTCTCTCCAGTGCCGCCCAGGTGCAGGTACAGTGGGTCGAGCATGCCGATGCGCTAGCCCCGGCGGTCAGCGCGCTGGTCCTACCTGCCGGTGATGGCTTTGCCTGGGGCGCGGGCGAGGCGAGCGCGATGAAAGCGGTGCGCCAAGTGCTGGTCCATGAAAAACAGCACCCGACCAGCGCCATGCGCGTAGCGGCGTATTGGCGGCAAGGGTCCTCTGATTTTCACGAAGAGCTGACCGAATAA
- a CDS encoding alpha/beta fold hydrolase: protein MGTITTRDGTQIYYKDWGSGPVVVLSHGWPLNADSWESQMFFLASNGYRVIAHDRRGHGRSSQPWHGNEMDTYADDLAQLLDHLDVRDASVFGFSTGGGEVARYIGRHGTSRIARAGLISAVPPLMVKTENNPGGLPISVFDGIRAASIADRSQLYKDVASGPFFGYNRAGAKPSQGVIDAFWMQGMMAGHKNAYDCIKAFSETDFTEDLKKFDVPTLILHGDDDQIVPVDAAARASAELVPNAKLVIYPGAPHGITDTHKDKLNEDMLAFLRS from the coding sequence ATGGGTACCATCACTACACGCGACGGCACGCAGATTTACTACAAAGACTGGGGGAGCGGCCCTGTCGTGGTGCTTAGCCACGGTTGGCCCCTTAACGCAGATAGCTGGGAATCACAGATGTTCTTCCTGGCATCCAACGGCTATCGGGTAATTGCCCATGACCGTCGTGGGCACGGCCGTTCGAGCCAGCCCTGGCACGGCAACGAGATGGACACCTATGCCGACGACCTCGCCCAATTGCTGGATCATCTGGATGTACGCGATGCCTCGGTGTTCGGGTTCTCGACCGGGGGTGGCGAGGTGGCTCGCTACATCGGCCGGCATGGCACCTCGCGCATTGCCCGAGCAGGGCTGATATCCGCGGTACCGCCACTCATGGTCAAGACCGAGAACAACCCTGGTGGCCTGCCAATTTCGGTTTTCGATGGCATCCGTGCCGCCTCGATCGCTGATCGGTCACAGCTCTATAAGGATGTCGCGAGCGGTCCGTTCTTCGGCTACAACCGAGCCGGTGCAAAGCCCTCGCAAGGGGTTATCGACGCCTTCTGGATGCAGGGAATGATGGCCGGGCACAAGAACGCATACGACTGTATCAAGGCGTTCTCTGAAACCGATTTCACCGAGGATCTGAAGAAGTTCGATGTCCCGACATTGATTCTTCACGGTGACGACGACCAGATAGTCCCTGTGGATGCCGCAGCACGCGCCTCGGCCGAGCTGGTTCCAAATGCCAAGCTGGTCATCTACCCGGGCGCTCCCCACGGCATCACCGATACCCACAAAGATAAGCTCAACGAGGACATGCTTGCGTTCCTGCGCAGCTGA
- a CDS encoding MerR family transcriptional regulator has translation MKIGELAKLSGLAASRIRFYESSGLIKSVERKANGYRDYGPEAVWILEIITGAQNAGFSLEEIRNLLPVSADAWRHDELLESLKRKVSEIEVLQKRLEQNKAQLLVVIEGIETKPEGMHCAENTQRLLHRFREDGKEEKATV, from the coding sequence ATGAAAATCGGTGAACTGGCGAAGCTCAGCGGTCTGGCGGCTTCGCGCATCCGCTTTTATGAGTCGAGCGGCTTGATCAAGTCGGTGGAGCGCAAGGCAAACGGCTACCGTGATTATGGCCCCGAGGCGGTGTGGATCCTGGAGATCATCACCGGCGCCCAGAATGCCGGCTTTTCGCTGGAGGAAATTCGCAACCTGCTGCCGGTAAGCGCCGATGCCTGGCGGCATGACGAGCTCCTGGAGAGCCTCAAGCGCAAGGTGTCCGAAATCGAAGTCCTGCAGAAGCGTCTGGAGCAGAACAAGGCGCAACTGCTGGTCGTCATCGAAGGCATCGAAACCAAACCCGAAGGCATGCACTGCGCGGAGAATACGCAGCGGCTGCTGCACCGCTTTCGCGAGGACGGCAAAGAGGAAAAGGCGACGGTCTAG
- a CDS encoding MarR family winged helix-turn-helix transcriptional regulator → MTKSTNDSRLAEEVFESIHSLMHLYRSQQYRALRDGPHDLTHMENKVLAFFARHPGATSSDLVQHAGRDKAQVARLIKGLRDKGLLEGEADSADRRSVRLRLTEAARVVHESLQQQTRYLNNLAIDGIDDTECRQLVELLERVRANLTDAS, encoded by the coding sequence TTGACTAAGTCAACCAACGATTCGCGCCTGGCGGAAGAGGTATTTGAGTCGATCCATTCGCTGATGCATCTCTACCGCTCGCAGCAGTACCGAGCGTTGCGTGACGGCCCGCACGATCTGACGCACATGGAGAACAAGGTGCTGGCCTTCTTCGCACGGCATCCGGGGGCAACGTCCAGTGATCTGGTGCAGCACGCCGGCCGGGACAAGGCCCAGGTTGCACGGCTGATCAAAGGGTTACGCGACAAAGGCTTGCTCGAAGGCGAGGCCGACAGCGCCGATCGGCGCAGTGTCCGCCTGCGCCTCACGGAGGCGGCGCGTGTCGTGCACGAGTCGCTGCAGCAGCAGACGCGCTACCTCAATAACTTGGCCATCGACGGTATCGACGATACGGAATGCCGCCAGTTGGTCGAGCTGCTGGAGCGTGTCAGGGCCAACCTCACGGATGCATCCTGA
- a CDS encoding cysteine hydrolase family protein, producing the protein MSSKKALIVVDIQNDYFPDGLWTLSKVEAAAAKASQVIAAFRESGDLVVHIRHEFPSQDAPFFRPNSEGAQIHPSVINKQDEPVVLKHYINSFRETELKAILDQHGIEAVIIVGNMSHMCVDGITRAAVDFGYDTTVLHDACATRDLEFDGVKVPAEHVHAAFMAALRFGYAPVVSTAEYLQGR; encoded by the coding sequence ATGAGCAGCAAGAAAGCACTGATCGTCGTGGACATACAAAATGACTACTTTCCCGACGGCCTCTGGACGTTAAGCAAGGTTGAGGCGGCTGCAGCGAAGGCTTCCCAGGTGATTGCGGCGTTTCGGGAAAGTGGTGATCTGGTGGTGCACATCCGTCATGAATTCCCCAGTCAGGATGCGCCCTTTTTTCGGCCAAATAGCGAAGGCGCTCAAATTCATCCCAGTGTCATCAATAAGCAAGACGAGCCGGTGGTGCTCAAGCACTACATCAACTCGTTCCGCGAAACCGAACTCAAGGCGATACTCGATCAGCACGGCATCGAGGCGGTGATCATCGTTGGAAACATGAGCCACATGTGCGTCGACGGCATAACACGCGCCGCTGTCGACTTCGGTTACGACACCACAGTGCTACACGATGCCTGCGCAACACGTGATCTGGAGTTCGATGGGGTCAAAGTGCCGGCTGAACACGTACATGCGGCATTCATGGCGGCGCTCCGCTTTGGCTATGCGCCGGTTGTTTCCACCGCTGAGTATTTGCAAGGGCGTTAG
- a CDS encoding NADH:flavin oxidoreductase/NADH oxidase family protein: protein MGIFNELTLPNGSRIPNRIAKAAMEESMADYDQAPSEELMRLYLTWADGGAGLIITGNVMVDRRAMTGPGGVVLEDDRQLERFKRWARIGRSNGAQFWLQINHPGRQMQANLGQKTWAPSAVPLDLGKMSKHFDTPYEMTPEVIDEVIQRFARTARLGELAGFTGVEIHAAHGYLLSQFLSPLANQRTDEWGGSLENRARLLLQIVKAVRAEVSPNFSVAVKLNSADFQRGGFSAEDAEQVVSLLNGQDVDLVELSGGSYEVPAMQGEARDGRTLAREAYFLEFARDIQKVAKMPVMVTGGIRRRPVAEQVIESGVDMVGIGTALAIDPALPRDWRLGKDSAPQLPPITWKNKALASLANMAVVKFQLGKLSLNKTPNPKVSPWRALIVQQIANASPTRQYRRWMAQRTH, encoded by the coding sequence ATGGGCATTTTCAACGAGCTGACCCTCCCCAACGGTTCCAGAATTCCGAACCGCATCGCCAAGGCTGCTATGGAAGAGAGCATGGCCGACTACGATCAAGCGCCGTCCGAGGAGCTGATGCGTCTGTACCTGACTTGGGCGGATGGAGGGGCTGGCCTGATTATTACAGGCAACGTAATGGTCGACCGCCGCGCTATGACGGGACCGGGTGGCGTGGTGCTCGAAGATGACCGGCAGCTTGAGCGGTTCAAGCGCTGGGCCCGGATCGGTCGCTCCAACGGGGCGCAGTTCTGGCTGCAGATCAATCATCCTGGCCGCCAGATGCAGGCCAATCTGGGCCAGAAGACTTGGGCACCGTCTGCGGTACCGCTGGATCTGGGCAAGATGTCTAAGCACTTCGATACGCCCTATGAAATGACGCCGGAAGTCATCGACGAAGTGATCCAGCGTTTCGCCCGCACCGCCCGGCTCGGCGAGCTGGCCGGATTTACTGGCGTGGAAATCCACGCGGCCCATGGCTATCTCCTGAGCCAGTTTCTGTCACCGCTTGCCAATCAGCGAACGGATGAGTGGGGTGGCTCTCTGGAGAACCGGGCCCGCCTTCTGCTGCAGATCGTCAAAGCCGTGCGGGCCGAGGTCTCCCCGAATTTCTCGGTCGCCGTCAAACTGAACTCTGCGGACTTTCAGCGCGGTGGTTTCAGTGCTGAGGATGCTGAACAGGTGGTGAGCCTGCTCAACGGCCAGGACGTCGATTTGGTCGAACTTTCGGGCGGAAGCTATGAAGTCCCCGCCATGCAGGGCGAAGCCCGCGACGGTCGCACGCTTGCGCGAGAAGCCTATTTCCTGGAATTCGCACGCGATATCCAAAAGGTTGCGAAGATGCCGGTAATGGTCACAGGAGGCATCCGCCGTCGACCCGTAGCCGAGCAGGTGATCGAGAGTGGTGTCGACATGGTCGGGATCGGAACGGCTTTAGCCATCGATCCGGCCTTGCCGCGGGATTGGCGTCTCGGCAAAGACAGCGCCCCGCAGCTGCCTCCCATAACCTGGAAGAACAAGGCCCTGGCATCGCTAGCCAACATGGCGGTGGTCAAGTTTCAGTTGGGCAAGCTCAGCCTGAACAAGACGCCTAATCCAAAGGTATCTCCCTGGCGAGCGCTGATCGTGCAGCAGATCGCCAACGCCTCGCCTACTCGCCAATACCGCCGATGGATGGCGCAACGCACGCATTGA
- a CDS encoding alpha/beta fold hydrolase — protein sequence MSAYQSASEVANQFIDVEGRRLAYRVIGDGKPMVLALRFRGTMDDWDPAFLDALAMQGFKVHIFDYSGLGLSTGQPSYDPASLAKDIIDFIGAMELAKVVLGGWSIGGVAAQIAHLLAPGLLSHLVLIGTTPPGNLVMTSEPLFYQLAARDNDFEDFVALFFEPTSASSREAAARSAARVDARIDGRCEPVPYEWAAQQLGDGPKNPMFPLPAALEALENSTIPVLHVGGDHDIVCPVENWYVLNRILPTLHLVTYPSSGHAPQNQYPEASATHIAAFIAG from the coding sequence ATGTCCGCTTATCAATCCGCCTCGGAAGTTGCAAATCAGTTCATAGATGTCGAAGGGCGTCGCCTGGCTTATCGCGTCATTGGCGATGGAAAGCCAATGGTCTTGGCCTTGCGATTCAGAGGGACCATGGATGATTGGGATCCCGCCTTCCTCGATGCGCTCGCCATGCAAGGCTTCAAGGTTCACATTTTCGACTATAGCGGGCTCGGCCTTTCTACTGGCCAGCCTTCCTATGATCCGGCTTCTCTAGCCAAAGACATCATTGATTTCATCGGCGCAATGGAGCTAGCCAAAGTCGTTCTCGGTGGCTGGTCGATCGGAGGCGTCGCGGCTCAAATTGCGCACCTGCTTGCGCCGGGCCTGCTCAGCCATCTGGTGCTCATCGGAACCACTCCCCCCGGAAACCTGGTCATGACAAGCGAGCCGCTGTTTTACCAATTGGCCGCCCGCGACAACGATTTTGAAGATTTTGTCGCACTGTTCTTCGAACCGACTTCAGCAAGCAGCCGTGAGGCCGCTGCTCGTTCAGCTGCACGAGTGGACGCCCGCATCGATGGACGCTGCGAGCCTGTGCCTTACGAATGGGCGGCACAACAACTGGGCGACGGACCCAAAAATCCTATGTTTCCCCTGCCGGCAGCGCTAGAGGCTCTCGAGAACTCGACGATTCCTGTACTTCATGTTGGCGGCGATCATGACATCGTATGTCCTGTGGAAAATTGGTATGTGCTCAATCGCATCCTGCCCACACTGCACCTTGTGACGTATCCCAGCTCAGGGCATGCCCCGCAAAATCAGTATCCCGAAGCAAGTGCGACCCATATCGCTGCGTTTATCGCAGGTTGA